Genomic segment of Panicum virgatum strain AP13 chromosome 2K, P.virgatum_v5, whole genome shotgun sequence:
TGTGGAAGCAATCCAACAAAGGTATTCATCAGTAACAGACTGACTGGATAACTGTATTGCTTATTTGGAGATTTGACTGCATGCATGTTATGTTTTGGTAGGGGAGATGTTTCCCCCAAGTTTTACTGTGCCACTGGAGCTGAAGTCTACACTTCGGTATGGCGAAAATCCTCACCAGAATGCTGCATTTTATGCTGACAAGAGCCTTTCTCTAGTTGGTGCTGGTGGTATCGCAACTGCTATTCAACACCATGGAAAGGTGAGATTTTGTTATGTCTAATTGACTACCTTGATTTATTCAAGCAAGAAATTTAGACCAGCTAAGCTGATACTGAACTTAATTTGCCTAACTTGCTAACCACACTTCCTAGTTCTAACTTAGTCCAGTTGCATACCATTTAACTGTCATGCACTCTGTATGCTACAGAATATCCTGTTATACCATATAGCCTGTATTGTACCAATGCATCTTGATGAAGAGCTTTAAACAAAATATTCCTTTACAGGAAATGTCTTACAACAACTACTTGGACGCGGATGCTGCATGGAACTGTGTATCTGAGTTTGATAGTCCTACTTGTGTTGTGGTGAAGCACACAAATCCATGTGGCGTTGCTTCACGACAGGACATTCTTGAAGCTTACAGGTTAGCTGTAAAGGGGGATCCTGTCAGTGCATTTGGTGGGATAGTTGCATTCAACACGATAATTGACGAGGTATTCAGTAGGCCGCATCTTCCTAACTCACTAGTTACTTCCATCATTAGCTGCTTGTATTTATATCCTATTATATGTTCAGGATCTTGCGAAGGAAATTCGTGAGTTCAGGAGTCCTACAGATGGCCAGACACGGATGTTCTATGAGATAGTGGTTGCGCCTGGCTACACAGAGAAGGGTCTTGAGATTCTCCAAGGCAAGTCAAAGACGCTGAGGATACTCGAGGCAAAGAGAAGTGGAAAAGGGATGCTTTCACTGAGGCAGGTCAATGGTGGGTGGTTGGCCCAAGAGTCTGATGATCTAACCCCTGAAGATATCACCTTTACCACAGGATCTGAGAGGGCTCCACAGGAGAATGAGGTGGCGGATGCCAAATTTGCCTAGCTTTGCGCGAAGCATGTCAAGAGCAATGCCATTGTGATAGCCAAGGTTTGTGACTTCCTTTCTGCAGTCGTAGTAAATTCACAAGTTAATATGCAGTACTTGTTTAATAACCGAAGCCACTTAATGGCGCACTTGATGCTGTGTCTGTAGAACAACTGCATGCTGGGAATGGGCAGTGGCCAGCCAAACAGACGAGAGAGCCTTAGAATCGCCTTCAGGAAGGCAGGAGAAGAGGCCAAGGGGGCTGCATTGGCAAGTGACGCCTTCTTCCCCTTTGGTGAGGAACAGCACGATCTTTTTCCCTCCCATCCCGTTAAACTGTTTAGTTCTGGTTGTTTTGGCGAGTGACTTGGCTATCAATTTCTGCAGCCTGGAATGACGCCGTTGAGGAGGCGTGCCAGAACGGCATCGGAATCATCGCTCAACCAGGAGGCAGTATCAGGGATGAGGACGCCGTCGCGTGCTGCAACAAGTACGGGGTGTCTCTCGTCTTCACCGGCGTTAGGCACTTCAGGCATTAGCACGGTGGCATGTCTATGACTGCTCGTCTTAGCCTAAGAAGAAATGAATAAGAGTGCAAGCTTCGAATTCAGAGGCTGCAGCCTGCGGGTTGGGTGTAACGGTACTACGAAGTTTGCATTCAGGCTGTGACGGTATTTCTGATGAGAGGGCTTTTGTTCGGTGAGCTGAATAAGCTGATGTATCGTTGGTGCCAATTCTCCCAACCTAAAACTCTTGCAAGTTGCAATAGCAGCATCTAATTACTGAATAGTACTCGTGTAGAAATTTCCAAATGCCTCTGTTGTGCATAGGACTGAAATTTTTTGAGTTCCTTGCAAACAAAACCAAATCATTCCTGATCCTGAACTGAGAAATATTTTGCGAAACGTGTGTTGCTACGCATTACTTCGCCCTGGTGAAAAGGCTTTGCTTCTGTcagaacaagaaaaaaaaattgacagtACCGGCGCCGGGTATACAGAAACTGACGAGTGGCCGTGCCTCTCGTCTCTATCGTCCGCTGAACTCGACGCCGGCGGgcatgccgccgtcgccgcgtccATCAATGCCGACGGGGGCCCCACGTGTCAGCGAGGAATCTCTTGGATCTCTTCTGCTCTTCGGCTGGGCGGGTAAAATTGCAACTCGGCCATTGTCAAGCCGATCGGACGGCCCAGATTGCAACAGACGGGCCGTTTCTCCTACTTTTGGCCCATCCGAAGTCGGCCTTTGAGCTTGCAGTCTAGTCTCCTTCCGGCTCCACTCTGTGTCCCCTCCCGGGTCTCGTCTCCTCGCTTCCTCCGTCTCCCGTGCCGGAGTCGAATCGACGAATCCCCTCCGGCCACCGAGCACACCCTACTCCTTTGCAAGGAAAAGCGCCGCCTGGAAGGAATACCTCCAGTGTTGGAGCCGTCGCTGCCCTGCCCTCTGCTGGACCGGCGTCTAGCGGAGATCCAGCTCGGGAACTGAACTGACCCTGTGTTTCGCGGGATCCCTTCGTTGCCGCGAGTGATCTAATCCAAATCTTTCATGTTGAGATGTACAATCGTATCCATCCATACACCTTTCTGCGGATTTGCTTGCTATATGTGTGCCCGTGCACTAAATCAGTTCTACTATTTCCTAACTTTTTTTGTGGAGTTCCAGCTGAACTGCGTTATCTGTATGTTGATTTCATCATTCACATCAGGACAGGCAATGTCAGGGGTGGTCACAAAGTTCGCTGTTACATCCATGGTGATGTGGATGGCCCCAGTTGCGATCATGTATGGGTTCTACTACCAGGTGTTTCCAGGTTAGCCTTCTGTAGTTCTGTTCCTGTTCTCATTGCTGCATGGAGTATTCCATCTCTTGTGTTGAAATGAAGTACTGCATAAATTTGTATTTGGTGATGATGTTTCCTCTCCTTGCTCAGGGGCGAGCCAGATGTCATCCTCCGCTCAGACACTCGCTAGTGGATTCCTTGCCATCATATCAGTCAATCTCGTGATCGGCCTTTTCATATTCATGGCGATGAAGGAGGCTCCACACCAGGAGCCACTGCCAGATCCCACCTTTCTGACGAACGCCAAAGCGAGTATCAACCAGCCACCATCTTCTCAAGTGAGTGATGATtccaaggggaaggggaaggttgAGTAAGCTGTAGCGCATGTTGGCACAGGTCTTGTGAATGTTAGCACATCTTTTTCAGGATGGATAGTACTGCTATGTGCCTATGCCATCACACAATGCCTGTCTTTGGCCCATTTGTAGCACCCCATGGAGAGAAGGTGAATTGCCATCATACGATGCCTGCCTCTCAGAATGGGATCTCCTGAAGATTGGATTTGTAGATAGATAGATAAAATAGAGTTCCAGGGACAAAATGTGCCCCCGTTTATTCTGTGTTGCATTAGGACCAAGCCACCATTCAGTTTACACCAGATTTCACCGTTTCAGCGTACAGGAAAGACATCTGCCCTAGACACCCAACAGCAGCTAGAGCAGGATACAGACTAATGATCGTACAGAGCACACCTCCTGCTTGTTCTTGCCCAGGATACATACGATCATATCCAGAACTACACAAACTCGAAGATAGATGTTTGTTGTGATTAATCTTGTCATGTAGGGTATATATGGAGCAACCCTATACCATGTTTAATGCGCATTTCAGATGAATCTTAGTTTTATGGTCGCATCTTGTGTTGTGTTGTAGTGGGTGAAGCAGGGAGAAGACATGTCATTGTTGCTCAGTGTCGTGCAGTGTGCAGCTGCATATTTGCACGATGAGAAGGCCATATATTGGATGGAGTAGATAGTGCTTGAGCAGTGGTACTGGTACATCACCTCCACAAACGCTACGCACTGGAATCGTCAGGTCGAGCTTTGGTGGGATTTCGAGGTATTGGGAAATATAGCTACACATGTTGCAACTAACTGTTATGATGCTGGTACACTGGATGTACTGGATTTCGAGGAGGTACTGCACCGTGCTGCTGTGCTTCGGACATGTACCTCGTCAATGGTAGACACAGTATTCATGCTTGGTTGATATGTGAGCAGAAGTGGGATAGATAgatggtactccctccgttccaaattataagtcgctccaagaattttggagagtcaaaccatctcaaagtttgaccaaaattatagagagaaatataaagatttatgacatcaaataggtgcaatatgaaaatatagctaacaaagaatctaatgatacttaattgatatcataaatgtattatcttgtcataaatttggtcaaacttgaaaaactttgactctccaagattcttgaaatgacttataatttggaacgtagggaatatttgaattgtttttgcttcattttttttcttgtcataAGAGGAATGTTGTGAGACTAGATGTCCAGAGCAGACTAATTGGAACATGTAGATTGCATGATTTCTTGCCTACAAGAGATCTTCTCTTGGCGAAGTCTGTCCTGATCTCCTCAAACCCAGGAGGGTCGATCTGCACCACGCAGCCCCGGGCTTCGTCCTCGCCAAGGCAGCTAGCTAGTAACCTAGCACACTGCTCCGACCAGCCATATTTCCTCGATCAGGGATAGTAAAGACCAGGCACACTGATTAAAATAAAAACAGGCACATGGGCTCTGCACCAAGGGAAGGAGACTAGATGATCCAAGCCAACCTGCAAAAACTTGATCGTGTGACATCTTTGAAAAAATGATAACTTTGTATGCTTTTTCAGGTGATATAGCTCACACACAAATCAATTATTTCAAGATGGAAATGTTGCACGAACCTTACGATACATTGCAACTACAAATTTCTAAAACCATACAAATCTGACT
This window contains:
- the LOC120686666 gene encoding uncharacterized protein LOC120686666, encoding MSGVVTKFAVTSMVMWMAPVAIMYGFYYQVFPGASQMSSSAQTLASGFLAIISVNLVIGLFIFMAMKEAPHQEPLPDPTFLTNAKASINQPPSSQVSDDSKGKGKVE